Proteins encoded by one window of Dryocola sp. LX212:
- the maa gene encoding maltose O-acetyltransferase, which yields MSEEKRKMIAGEYYSPADDQLRTDRLKARHLIHRYNHTEPDETAVRKALLKDLLGSGNDAYIEPSFRCDYGYNIFLGNNFYANFDCVILDVCPVHIGDNCMLAPGVHIYTATHPLDAETRNSGVELGKPVTIGHNVWIGGRAVINPGVTLGDNVVVGSGAVVTKDVPANCVVAGNPARVIKTL from the coding sequence ATGAGTGAAGAAAAGCGTAAAATGATTGCAGGCGAATACTACTCCCCTGCCGATGACCAGCTCAGAACTGACAGGCTAAAAGCCCGCCATCTCATCCACCGCTATAACCATACCGAACCCGATGAAACAGCGGTCCGTAAAGCGCTGCTGAAGGATCTGCTCGGCAGCGGCAACGATGCCTATATTGAACCGTCTTTCCGCTGCGACTACGGCTACAATATTTTTCTGGGCAACAACTTCTACGCTAATTTCGATTGCGTAATCCTGGACGTTTGCCCGGTGCATATCGGCGACAACTGCATGCTCGCCCCCGGTGTGCATATCTATACGGCCACCCACCCCCTGGATGCCGAAACGCGTAACAGCGGTGTCGAACTGGGAAAACCGGTTACCATTGGCCATAACGTCTGGATTGGTGGCCGGGCGGTAATTAACCCCGGCGTGACGCTTGGCGATAACGTGGTGGTGGGTTCCGGTGCGGTGGTGACTAAAGACGTCCCGGCAAACTGCGTAGTGGCCGGTAATCCGGCCCGGGTAATCAAAACGCTCTAA
- a CDS encoding type B 50S ribosomal protein L31, which yields MRRDIHPFYRTVVFHDTSANEYFKVGSTIKTDREIELDGQTFPYITVEVSSASHPHYTGKQRSLDKEGSPARFQQRFGRFFGKEA from the coding sequence ATGAGACGCGATATTCATCCTTTCTACCGCACCGTGGTGTTCCATGACACCAGCGCCAACGAGTACTTTAAAGTTGGCTCAACCATTAAGACGGACCGGGAAATAGAGCTCGACGGGCAGACCTTCCCCTATATCACTGTTGAGGTTTCATCTGCTTCCCACCCACATTACACGGGCAAGCAGAGAAGCCTGGACAAAGAGGGCAGCCCGGCACGCTTCCAGCAGCGTTTTGGACGATTCTTCGGCAAGGAGGCTTAA
- the ykgO gene encoding type B 50S ribosomal protein L36, with translation MKVLNSLRSAKQRHPDCQIVKRKGRLYVICKSNPRFKAVQGRKKRK, from the coding sequence ATGAAGGTGTTGAACTCACTGCGCAGCGCGAAGCAGCGCCACCCGGACTGCCAGATTGTGAAGCGTAAAGGCAGACTGTACGTGATTTGCAAAAGTAACCCGCGTTTTAAAGCGGTGCAGGGCAGGAAGAAAAGAAAGTAG
- a CDS encoding HHA domain-containing protein, which produces MTTKPLTKTDYLMRLRRCQTIDTLERVIEKNKYELSDNELAVFYSAADHRLAELTMNKLYDKIPPSVWKFIR; this is translated from the coding sequence ATGACAACAAAACCCTTAACGAAAACTGATTATTTGATGCGTCTGCGACGTTGTCAGACAATTGATACGTTAGAAAGAGTGATTGAAAAGAATAAATACGAATTATCAGATAACGAACTGGCGGTCTTTTATTCAGCAGCCGATCATCGTCTTGCTGAACTTACCATGAATAAACTTTACGATAAGATACCGCCTTCCGTATGGAAATTTATCCGTTAA
- the acrB gene encoding multidrug efflux RND transporter permease subunit AcrB, whose amino-acid sequence MAKFFIDRPIFAWVIAIIIMLAGGLAIMKLPIAQYPTIAPPAISITATYPGADAKTVQDTVTQVIEQNMNGIDNLLYMSSTSDSSGTVQITITFDSGTDADIAQVQVQNKLQLAMPLLPQEVQQQGVSVEKSSSSFLMVLGMINTDGSMTQEDISDYVGATIKDPVSRTSGVGDVQLFGAQYAMRIWMDPNKLNNFQLTPVDVITAIKAQNAQVAAGQLGGTPPVKGQQLNASIIAQTRLKSADEFSKILLKVNQDGSRVLLKDVAKVELGGENYDVIARFNGKPASGLGIKLATGANALDTANAVRATVEKLKPFFPAGLEVVYPYDTTPFIKISIKEVVKTLVEAIVLVFIVMYLFLQNFRATLIPTIAVPVVLLGTFAILAAFGYSINTLTMFGMVLAIGLLVDDAIVVVENVERVMVEEGLPPKEATRKSMEQIQGALVGIAMVLSAVFIPMAFFGGSTGAIYRQFSITIVSAMVLSVLVAMILTPALCATMLKPVAKGEHHEKKGFFGWFNNMFDKSTHHYTDSVGNILRSTGRYLLLYLLIVVGMAFLFVRLPSSFLPDEDQGVFLTMAQLPAGATQERTQKVLDEVTDYYLKNEKDNVNSVFTVNGFGFAGRGQNTGLAFVSLKDWDERPGEENKVPAIAARASAAFSKIKDGMVLAFNLPAIVELGTATGFDFQLIDQANLGHEKLTQARNQLFGEIAQHPDLLVGVRPNGLENTPQFKVDIDQEKAQALGVSISDINTTLGAAWGGSYVNDFIDRGRVKKVYLMADAPFRMLPNDINNWYVRGSTGQMVPFSAFSTAHWEYGSPRLERYNGLPSMEILGQAAPGKSTGEAMNLMEELAGKLPTGIGYDWTGMSYQERLSGNQAPALYAISLIVVFLCLAALYESWSIPFSVMLVVPLGVFGALLAATFRGLTNDVYFQVGLLTTIGLSAKNAILIVEFAKDLMEKEGKGLIEATLEAVRMRLRPILMTSLAFILGVMPLVISSGAGSGAQNAVGTGVMGGMITATVLAIFFVPVFFVVVRRRFSRKSEDLEHTHPVEHHH is encoded by the coding sequence ATGGCTAAGTTTTTTATCGATCGCCCCATATTTGCCTGGGTTATCGCCATCATTATTATGTTGGCGGGTGGGCTTGCGATCATGAAATTGCCCATCGCGCAATATCCAACCATTGCGCCACCGGCCATTTCGATCACAGCCACCTACCCTGGTGCTGATGCGAAAACGGTACAGGATACTGTTACCCAGGTTATCGAACAGAACATGAACGGTATCGATAACCTGCTGTATATGTCCTCTACCAGTGATTCCTCTGGTACCGTCCAGATAACCATTACCTTCGATTCTGGTACCGATGCAGACATCGCGCAGGTTCAGGTGCAGAACAAACTGCAGCTGGCAATGCCGCTGTTACCGCAGGAAGTCCAGCAGCAAGGCGTTAGCGTTGAGAAATCCTCCAGTAGCTTCCTGATGGTTCTCGGTATGATCAATACCGATGGTTCCATGACCCAGGAAGATATCTCGGATTATGTTGGCGCAACCATTAAAGACCCGGTTAGCCGTACGTCTGGCGTGGGTGACGTTCAGCTGTTTGGTGCGCAGTACGCGATGCGTATCTGGATGGATCCGAACAAACTAAATAACTTCCAGCTGACGCCGGTAGACGTTATTACGGCTATTAAAGCGCAGAACGCCCAGGTTGCAGCCGGCCAGTTAGGGGGGACGCCACCGGTCAAGGGTCAGCAGCTTAACGCCTCTATCATTGCGCAGACCCGTCTGAAATCTGCCGATGAGTTCAGCAAAATTCTGCTAAAGGTGAACCAGGACGGCTCTCGCGTACTGTTGAAAGACGTGGCAAAAGTTGAGCTGGGCGGTGAGAACTACGACGTTATCGCTCGCTTTAACGGCAAGCCTGCGTCTGGTCTGGGTATTAAACTGGCAACAGGTGCTAACGCCCTGGATACCGCTAACGCGGTTCGTGCCACCGTTGAAAAACTTAAACCGTTCTTCCCGGCTGGTCTGGAAGTTGTTTATCCATACGACACCACGCCGTTCATTAAAATCTCCATCAAAGAGGTAGTGAAAACCCTCGTTGAAGCCATCGTGCTCGTATTTATCGTAATGTATCTGTTCCTGCAGAACTTCCGGGCCACGCTGATTCCAACGATTGCGGTACCGGTGGTACTGCTGGGGACCTTCGCCATCCTTGCCGCCTTTGGCTATTCGATAAACACCCTGACGATGTTCGGCATGGTGCTGGCGATAGGCCTGTTGGTAGATGACGCCATCGTGGTAGTAGAAAACGTTGAACGCGTGATGGTGGAAGAAGGATTGCCGCCAAAAGAAGCGACGCGTAAATCGATGGAGCAGATCCAGGGCGCCTTGGTGGGTATCGCCATGGTGCTGTCGGCGGTATTTATCCCGATGGCCTTCTTCGGCGGTTCAACGGGTGCCATCTATCGTCAGTTCTCTATTACCATCGTGTCGGCAATGGTGCTCTCCGTGCTGGTAGCAATGATCCTGACACCAGCCCTGTGCGCCACCATGCTCAAGCCGGTTGCGAAAGGTGAACACCACGAGAAGAAAGGCTTCTTCGGCTGGTTTAACAACATGTTCGACAAGAGCACGCATCACTATACCGACAGCGTCGGTAACATCCTGCGTAGCACCGGTCGTTATCTGTTGCTGTACCTGCTGATCGTCGTGGGCATGGCCTTCCTGTTCGTACGTCTGCCAAGCTCCTTCCTGCCAGATGAAGACCAGGGCGTATTCCTGACGATGGCCCAGCTTCCAGCTGGTGCGACTCAGGAACGTACGCAGAAGGTGCTCGACGAGGTAACGGATTACTATCTCAAGAATGAGAAAGACAACGTTAACTCGGTGTTTACCGTAAACGGCTTCGGCTTTGCGGGCCGTGGACAGAACACCGGTCTGGCGTTCGTTTCTCTGAAAGACTGGGATGAGCGTCCGGGTGAAGAGAACAAGGTTCCGGCAATTGCTGCCAGAGCCAGTGCGGCCTTCTCAAAAATCAAAGATGGTATGGTATTGGCATTTAACCTGCCGGCCATCGTTGAATTGGGTACCGCTACCGGCTTCGACTTCCAGCTGATTGACCAGGCGAACCTTGGTCATGAAAAACTGACCCAGGCGCGTAACCAGCTGTTTGGTGAGATAGCCCAACACCCCGATCTGTTAGTCGGCGTGCGTCCTAACGGCCTGGAAAATACTCCGCAGTTCAAAGTGGATATCGACCAGGAGAAAGCGCAGGCGCTGGGTGTCTCAATCAGCGATATCAACACCACGCTGGGTGCAGCATGGGGCGGCTCGTATGTGAACGACTTCATCGACCGTGGTCGCGTGAAGAAAGTGTATCTGATGGCCGATGCGCCATTCCGTATGCTGCCAAATGATATCAACAACTGGTACGTTCGCGGCTCTACCGGTCAGATGGTGCCATTCTCCGCGTTCTCTACCGCGCACTGGGAATACGGTTCACCGCGTCTGGAACGTTACAATGGTCTGCCATCCATGGAAATCCTGGGTCAGGCGGCTCCGGGTAAGAGTACCGGTGAAGCGATGAACCTGATGGAAGAGCTGGCGGGCAAACTGCCTACCGGGATCGGTTATGACTGGACGGGTATGTCCTATCAGGAACGTCTGTCTGGTAACCAGGCCCCTGCCCTGTATGCCATCTCGTTAATCGTCGTATTCCTGTGTCTGGCCGCACTGTACGAGAGCTGGTCAATTCCGTTCTCGGTCATGCTGGTTGTTCCGCTTGGGGTATTCGGCGCGCTGTTAGCCGCGACCTTCCGTGGGCTGACCAACGACGTTTACTTCCAGGTGGGCCTGCTGACAACCATTGGCCTGTCGGCGAAGAATGCGATACTTATCGTGGAATTCGCCAAGGACCTGATGGAGAAAGAAGGCAAAGGGCTGATCGAGGCAACGCTGGAAGCGGTACGTATGCGTTTGCGTCCTATTTTGATGACCTCACTGGCGTTTATCCTCGGCGTAATGCCGCTGGTCATCAGCTCCGGCGCGGGTAGTGGTGCACAGAACGCCGTTGGTACCGGAGTCATGGGCGGTATGATTACCGCAACTGTCCTCGCGATCTTCTTCGTGCCTGTGTTCTTCGTGGTGGTACGCCGCCGCTTCAGCCGCAAGTCTGAAGACCTGGAGCACACGCATCCGGTCGAGCATCATCACTAA
- a CDS encoding EAL domain-containing protein yields the protein MANRKLVGLVNGVLILAVMLPILLSIYLAHYKANQVFHAELDDFAARALVRTSRVIAQSTAAVEEINQGNDSTCSRAHVQAMRRVALNYRYIQEILFEKDGHIQCSSFQEYSDGEYIGDPDKVGREGFSAWYTNNTDLGFRRTMIYIGKPPHIAAIDPGSFIDVIPYGGQTMNIAMIGLNSNQVIASSLPILPNAWATQIKKGGRSYEYQGSAYFIRREENLGLAMITWAPLRQGWYEQLLVWLPIGVGFSLAAGLFITRLLRRLQSPQARIADAIKNDEFSVEYQPIVALQTGECVGAEILLRWQMPDGSSLSPDVFIPLAEETGLITTITEQVIDKLFSEMGNWLHTHPGHHISLNLAPCDVRSNRVLTIIHPYLARYFIKPQQIAFEITERGFSDPKLTAPVIEQFRQAGHPIYIDDFGTGYSSLSYVQDLNVDVLKIDKSFVDALEYKKVTPYIIEMAKMLSIAMVAEGIETAGQAAWLRQQGVQFGQGWLYSKALPREEFIEWVSRNHAPADEA from the coding sequence ATGGCAAACAGAAAACTGGTTGGCCTTGTCAATGGCGTGCTGATCCTGGCGGTGATGCTCCCTATTCTGCTGAGTATTTATCTCGCCCATTATAAGGCAAACCAGGTCTTTCATGCGGAGCTGGACGATTTCGCCGCCCGCGCGCTGGTTCGCACCAGCCGGGTTATCGCTCAGTCTACCGCCGCCGTCGAAGAGATAAACCAGGGCAACGATTCAACCTGCTCTCGTGCCCACGTGCAGGCTATGCGTCGCGTGGCGCTGAACTATCGTTATATTCAGGAAATCCTTTTCGAAAAAGACGGTCATATCCAGTGCTCCTCATTTCAGGAGTACAGCGACGGCGAGTATATTGGCGACCCGGATAAGGTCGGCAGAGAAGGATTCAGCGCCTGGTATACCAACAATACCGATTTGGGCTTCAGGCGCACGATGATCTACATCGGCAAGCCGCCGCACATAGCAGCCATCGATCCTGGTTCTTTTATCGACGTGATCCCCTACGGCGGCCAGACGATGAATATCGCCATGATCGGCCTGAACAGCAATCAGGTGATTGCCAGCAGCCTCCCCATTCTCCCGAACGCGTGGGCGACGCAGATAAAGAAGGGCGGACGGAGCTATGAATATCAGGGCTCAGCCTATTTTATTCGCCGCGAGGAGAATCTGGGCCTGGCTATGATTACCTGGGCGCCCCTGCGCCAGGGCTGGTATGAACAGCTGCTGGTCTGGCTGCCCATTGGCGTAGGGTTTAGCCTTGCTGCGGGACTGTTTATTACCCGCCTCTTGCGGCGGCTGCAGTCACCCCAGGCGCGTATTGCAGATGCCATTAAAAACGATGAATTTTCCGTGGAGTACCAGCCGATTGTGGCGCTACAGACCGGTGAATGCGTGGGGGCAGAAATTCTGCTGCGCTGGCAGATGCCCGACGGCAGCTCGCTGAGCCCTGACGTTTTCATCCCGCTGGCCGAAGAGACCGGCCTGATAACCACCATCACCGAACAGGTGATTGATAAGCTGTTTTCCGAAATGGGGAACTGGCTTCACACCCATCCGGGCCACCACATCTCCCTTAATCTTGCGCCCTGCGACGTGCGCAGCAACCGCGTTCTGACCATCATCCACCCCTATCTGGCCAGATATTTCATCAAGCCGCAGCAAATTGCCTTTGAGATAACCGAGCGTGGCTTCTCCGATCCTAAGCTCACGGCGCCCGTTATCGAGCAGTTCCGCCAGGCCGGTCACCCAATTTATATCGATGATTTCGGCACGGGTTACTCCAGCCTCAGCTATGTTCAGGACCTGAACGTCGACGTGCTGAAAATCGACAAGTCCTTCGTTGACGCGCTGGAGTACAAAAAAGTAACGCCGTACATTATCGAGATGGCAAAAATGCTCAGTATCGCGATGGTGGCCGAAGGCATTGAGACGGCGGGCCAGGCCGCGTGGCTGCGCCAGCAGGGCGTGCAGTTCGGCCAGGGGTGGCTCTACAGCAAGGCGCTGCCGAGAGAAGAGTTTATCGAGTGGGTAAGCCGCAATCACGCCCCTGCCGACGAGGCGTAA
- the norV gene encoding anaerobic nitric oxide reductase flavorubredoxin yields MAIQVKNNIHWVGQRDWEVRDFHGTEYKTLKGSSYNSYLIREEETVLIDTVDHKFSREFVQNLAGEIDLNTLDYIIINHAEEDHAGALTELMSRIPNTPIYCTANGVDSINGHHHHPEWNFHIVKTGDSLDIGNGKQLIFVETPMLHWPDSMMTYMTGDAVLFSNDAFGQHYCDEHLFNDEVDQTELFEQCQRYYANILTPFSRLVTPKITEILGFNLPVEMIATSHGVVWRDNPTQIVELYLKWAADYQEDRITIFYDTMSNNTRMMADAIAQGIAEADPRVAVKIFNVARHDKNEILTNVFRSKGVLAGTSTMNNVMMPKIAGLVEELTGLRFRNKRASAFGSHGWSGGAVDRLSTRLQDAGFEMSLSLKAKWRPDIDALALCREHGREIARQWATTPLPAQAAVAEQNTVEEAKTCANLGPRMQCSVCQWIYDPATGEPMQDVQPGTAWRDVPDTFLCPECSLGKDVFDELATEAK; encoded by the coding sequence ATGGCCATTCAGGTTAAAAACAACATTCATTGGGTTGGGCAACGTGACTGGGAAGTACGCGATTTTCACGGTACCGAATATAAAACGCTGAAGGGCAGCAGCTACAACAGCTACCTGATCCGTGAAGAAGAAACCGTGCTTATCGATACCGTCGATCACAAATTTAGCCGTGAATTTGTGCAAAACCTGGCAGGCGAAATTGATTTGAATACGCTCGACTACATCATTATCAACCACGCCGAAGAGGATCACGCGGGCGCGCTGACGGAACTGATGTCCCGCATTCCGAATACGCCAATTTACTGTACCGCTAACGGCGTGGACTCCATCAACGGCCACCACCACCATCCGGAATGGAATTTTCATATCGTCAAAACCGGCGACAGCCTGGACATCGGCAACGGCAAGCAGCTGATCTTTGTGGAAACGCCGATGCTCCACTGGCCCGACAGCATGATGACCTATATGACCGGCGACGCGGTCCTGTTCAGCAACGACGCCTTCGGCCAGCACTACTGCGACGAGCATCTGTTTAACGATGAGGTCGATCAAACAGAGCTGTTCGAGCAGTGCCAGCGCTACTACGCCAACATCCTCACGCCGTTCAGCCGCCTGGTGACGCCGAAAATCACCGAGATCCTCGGCTTCAACCTGCCGGTGGAGATGATTGCCACCTCCCACGGCGTGGTATGGCGCGATAACCCAACGCAGATCGTCGAGCTTTATCTGAAATGGGCCGCCGACTATCAGGAAGATCGCATCACGATTTTCTACGACACCATGTCCAACAACACGCGCATGATGGCTGACGCCATCGCGCAGGGGATCGCTGAAGCCGATCCGCGCGTGGCGGTGAAGATCTTTAACGTCGCCCGCCATGACAAAAATGAAATCCTGACCAACGTGTTCCGCTCCAAAGGGGTGCTGGCCGGGACGTCCACCATGAATAACGTGATGATGCCGAAAATTGCGGGCCTGGTTGAAGAGCTGACGGGCCTGCGCTTTCGCAATAAGCGCGCCAGCGCCTTCGGCTCCCACGGCTGGAGCGGCGGCGCGGTAGACCGTCTTTCCACGCGCTTACAGGACGCCGGGTTTGAAATGTCGCTGAGCCTGAAGGCGAAATGGCGTCCGGATATCGACGCGCTGGCGCTGTGCCGTGAACACGGGCGTGAAATTGCCCGTCAGTGGGCTACCACTCCCCTGCCTGCCCAGGCTGCTGTCGCTGAGCAGAACACCGTCGAAGAAGCCAAAACCTGCGCCAATCTCGGCCCGCGCATGCAGTGCAGCGTTTGCCAGTGGATCTATGACCCAGCGACCGGTGAACCGATGCAGGACGTCCAGCCCGGCACGGCCTGGCGCGACGTGCCGGACACCTTCCTCTGCCCGGAATGCTCGCTGGGGAAAGACGTTTTTGACGAACTGGCAACGGAGGCAAAATGA
- the norR gene encoding nitric oxide reductase transcriptional regulator NorR: MSLSITSLASIAIDLQSGIAHPDRFARLIRTLRQLLGSDATALLRYEDRQFRPLAIDGLAQDVLGRRFALDAHPRLEAIARAGDVVRFPADSELPDPYDGLIPQHSDLKVHACLGLPLFADQNLIGALTVDGMNPLQFDSFSDEELRLVGALVAGALNTALLMEQLENQTPAAAVVPAARKNDGGEMVGLSTGIEQLKKEIEIVAGSDLNVLITGETGVGKELVARAIHSGSARAANPLVYLNCAALPESVAESELFGHVKGAFTGAIHHRTGKFEMADNGTLFLDEIGELPLTLQAKLLRVLQYGDIQRVGDDSSQRVNVRVLAATNRDLKQQVLAGEFRADLFHRLSVFPLHVPALRERGDDITLLAGFFCEQSRAKMGLKQVVLSAGARELLHRYDWPGNIRELEHAIYRAIVLARAGRPAGELLLEPQHFQLAEVMPQALPAAAVDLTPVVDNLRQATDEFQRRVIVQALEANGSSWAATARQLRLDVANLHRLAKRLGVK, translated from the coding sequence ATGAGCCTGTCCATCACCTCTCTTGCCAGCATCGCCATTGACCTGCAAAGCGGGATTGCCCACCCCGATCGCTTCGCCCGCCTGATTCGCACGCTGCGTCAGCTGCTGGGGAGCGACGCCACGGCGCTGCTGCGCTATGAGGATCGGCAGTTTCGCCCGCTGGCGATTGACGGCCTGGCGCAGGATGTTCTGGGGCGGCGCTTTGCCCTCGACGCGCATCCGCGGCTTGAAGCCATTGCCCGAGCCGGGGACGTGGTGCGTTTCCCCGCGGACAGCGAGCTGCCCGATCCGTATGACGGGCTAATCCCCCAGCACAGCGACCTGAAGGTTCATGCCTGCCTCGGGCTGCCGCTGTTTGCCGATCAGAATCTTATTGGCGCGCTCACCGTGGACGGCATGAACCCGCTGCAGTTCGACAGCTTTAGTGATGAAGAGCTGCGGCTGGTGGGGGCGCTGGTCGCCGGGGCGCTGAACACCGCCTTGCTGATGGAACAGCTGGAAAACCAGACGCCAGCGGCGGCCGTCGTGCCAGCGGCCAGAAAAAACGACGGCGGCGAGATGGTCGGCTTATCGACTGGCATTGAGCAGCTTAAAAAAGAGATCGAGATTGTGGCAGGATCGGATCTGAACGTGCTGATCACCGGGGAGACGGGCGTCGGGAAGGAGCTGGTGGCGCGGGCTATCCACAGCGGCTCGGCGCGGGCGGCAAACCCGCTGGTTTATCTGAACTGTGCGGCCCTGCCGGAGAGCGTGGCGGAAAGCGAGCTGTTCGGGCACGTTAAAGGCGCGTTTACCGGTGCCATCCACCATCGTACCGGTAAGTTTGAGATGGCGGATAACGGTACGCTCTTTCTGGATGAGATTGGCGAGCTGCCGCTGACGCTGCAGGCGAAGCTGCTGCGGGTTTTACAGTACGGTGATATCCAGCGCGTGGGCGATGACAGCAGCCAGCGGGTGAACGTGCGAGTGCTGGCGGCAACCAACCGGGATCTTAAGCAGCAGGTGCTCGCCGGGGAGTTTCGTGCCGATCTCTTTCATCGCCTGAGCGTTTTTCCGCTGCATGTGCCTGCTCTGCGCGAGCGGGGCGACGACATCACGCTGCTGGCGGGATTTTTCTGTGAGCAAAGCCGGGCGAAAATGGGGCTGAAACAGGTTGTACTAAGCGCTGGCGCACGTGAGCTGCTTCATCGCTATGACTGGCCGGGCAATATCCGAGAGCTGGAACATGCTATTTACCGCGCCATTGTGCTTGCGCGGGCAGGGCGTCCGGCAGGCGAACTGCTGCTGGAACCACAGCATTTTCAACTGGCGGAAGTGATGCCGCAAGCGTTGCCTGCCGCAGCGGTAGATCTAACCCCTGTCGTGGATAACTTACGCCAGGCAACGGATGAATTTCAGCGCCGGGTAATTGTTCAGGCGCTGGAGGCTAACGGCAGCAGCTGGGCGGCAACTGCCCGCCAGCTTCGTCTTGACGTTGCGAACCTTCACCGGCTGGCGAAGCGGCTGGGCGTGAAGTGA
- a CDS encoding YlaC family protein, with the protein MTEIQRLLNDTIEQLNVVEKRDNRPRFSISFIRKHPGLFIGMWIGWLATLIVMMQSDTLAGSVWLLNVLFILLNGFFFFDVNPRYHYSDIDVLDLRVCYNGEWYNTRNVPPQLIEKILQSPKVEDQKKSVLHTMLTRKGELSFYDIFSLSRA; encoded by the coding sequence ATGACCGAAATCCAGCGCCTGCTAAACGATACGATTGAACAGCTCAACGTCGTCGAGAAACGCGACAACCGCCCGCGCTTTAGCATCAGCTTTATTCGTAAGCATCCGGGATTGTTTATCGGCATGTGGATTGGCTGGCTGGCCACGCTTATCGTAATGATGCAGTCGGACACCCTTGCCGGGTCGGTCTGGCTGCTAAACGTGCTCTTTATCCTGCTGAACGGCTTTTTCTTCTTCGACGTAAACCCGCGCTACCACTACAGCGATATCGACGTGCTTGACCTGCGGGTCTGTTATAACGGCGAGTGGTACAACACGCGTAACGTGCCGCCGCAGTTAATAGAAAAGATCCTGCAATCTCCGAAGGTAGAAGATCAGAAGAAATCAGTGCTGCACACGATGTTGACCCGCAAAGGGGAACTGTCGTTCTACGATATCTTTTCTCTTTCTCGCGCCTGA
- the tomB gene encoding Hha toxicity modulator TomB, with amino-acid sequence MDEYSPKRHDIAQLKFLCENLYHDCLANLGESNHGWVNDPTSAINLQLNELIEHIAAFALNYKIKYADDSKLIEQIDEYLDDTFMLFSNYGINAQELQKWRKSGNRLFRCFVSESRANPVSLSF; translated from the coding sequence ATGGACGAATACTCACCAAAACGGCATGATATCGCACAGCTTAAATTCTTGTGCGAAAACCTGTATCATGATTGCCTTGCCAACCTTGGAGAGAGTAATCACGGTTGGGTCAATGATCCTACATCGGCCATTAACTTACAGCTTAATGAATTGATTGAGCACATTGCTGCCTTCGCGCTTAATTACAAGATTAAGTATGCTGACGACAGCAAATTGATTGAGCAAATTGACGAATACCTCGATGACACCTTCATGCTTTTTAGCAACTACGGCATCAACGCACAGGAACTGCAAAAATGGCGTAAGTCTGGTAATCGATTGTTCCGCTGTTTCGTCAGCGAGAGTCGCGCTAACCCCGTAAGCCTCTCCTTTTAA